The following coding sequences lie in one Silvanigrella aquatica genomic window:
- the recA gene encoding recombinase RecA, with protein MSANETNANKFKALETLFQSVEKQFGKGTIMRLSDESKIAQEIQVIPTGSLSLDIALGVGGIPKGRIVEIYGTESSGKTTLTLHAIAECQKKGGIAAFIDAEHALDVSYARKIGVNTSDLLVSQPDNGEQALEIVDMLVRSGAVDLIVVDSVAALTPRAEIEGEMGDSHMGLQARLMSQALRKLTGSISKTNCSVVFINQVRMKIGVVFGNPETTTGGQALKFYSSVRLEVRRAAAIKNGNDTTGHRTKVKVVKNKVAAPFKEVEFDIMFGQGISKEGDVLDIASAPDTEIIQKSGTWFTYNGERLGQGRENAKEYLREHPETMAKIEAAIRARANILKTGSSAENDASEDSVKSLPGTSQALPSATKSGRRGAGATATAE; from the coding sequence ATGTCTGCGAATGAAACCAATGCCAATAAGTTTAAAGCACTTGAAACCCTCTTCCAATCTGTAGAAAAGCAGTTTGGCAAAGGGACTATTATGCGTCTCTCGGACGAATCTAAAATAGCTCAGGAAATACAGGTTATTCCAACAGGCTCCTTAAGCCTTGATATTGCACTCGGCGTAGGCGGTATTCCCAAAGGACGTATTGTTGAAATTTACGGAACAGAATCCAGCGGAAAGACCACACTCACACTTCATGCCATTGCTGAATGCCAGAAGAAGGGCGGTATTGCCGCCTTCATTGACGCCGAGCATGCTCTTGATGTCAGCTATGCACGCAAAATTGGGGTAAACACCTCAGATCTTTTGGTTTCACAGCCCGACAATGGCGAACAAGCACTTGAAATCGTGGACATGCTTGTCCGCAGTGGCGCTGTCGATCTCATCGTTGTGGACTCTGTTGCCGCACTCACGCCACGCGCTGAAATTGAAGGGGAAATGGGAGATAGCCATATGGGCCTTCAAGCGCGCCTGATGAGTCAAGCTCTTCGCAAACTCACAGGAAGTATTTCAAAAACCAATTGCAGTGTCGTTTTTATCAACCAAGTGCGCATGAAAATTGGAGTGGTATTTGGCAACCCCGAAACCACAACAGGCGGCCAAGCTCTCAAGTTTTATTCTTCCGTACGCCTCGAAGTGCGCCGCGCTGCCGCTATTAAAAACGGCAACGACACCACAGGACACCGTACTAAAGTCAAAGTGGTTAAAAACAAAGTGGCAGCACCTTTTAAAGAAGTTGAATTTGACATTATGTTTGGTCAAGGTATCAGCAAAGAAGGCGACGTTCTCGATATCGCTTCAGCACCTGACACAGAAATCATTCAAAAAAGCGGGACATGGTTTACATACAATGGCGAGCGCCTAGGTCAGGGACGCGAGAATGCAAAAGAATATTTGCGTGAACATCCCGAAACAATGGCAAAAATTGAAGCCGCCATCCGCGCGCGCGCCAATATCCTCAAAACAGGTTCTTCTGCCGAAAATGATGCCAGTGAAGACTCTGTTAAATCTCTTCCGGGTACTTCCCAAGCACTTCCTTCAGCAACCAAGTCGGGTCGTCGCGGAGCAGGAGCTACGGCAACTGCAGAATAA
- a CDS encoding D-alanine--D-alanine ligase family protein: MVNVGNIEKKVAVLFGGRSSEHEISLRSALFILKNIPEKYQIIPVGINRSGMYFSLEGFFKSKDFSESTVEDLAIIIAGKVPKNFSGKRNLKSLLLPYIASEIQNDSPHFTYSSSSNQEKYRILNLDASCFFPVLHGQNGEDGRLQGLFELAEVAYVGCDIRSSVVGIDKDLQKRLAREAGVGVAKYEVVDIEAFETNLQNTLDCIEKNIGYPCFIKPNALGSAVGTGRAKSRGELEKLLKEALSFDQKALVEEPMVGTEVECAFLGTAYAPRITVAGEIATKDFYSYEEKYASASEAEQFIPARLSPERMKELCEMARKVATITGISGLCRIDFWNCKNSNQFIFNEINTLPGLTSISMFPKLWEQEGVMGAQWIEETIEGAYLRKKRMDKCQYGIKASI; this comes from the coding sequence ATGGTGAATGTTGGAAATATTGAGAAAAAAGTGGCTGTGTTATTTGGAGGGCGATCCAGTGAACATGAAATTTCACTGCGTTCTGCTCTTTTTATTTTAAAAAACATTCCCGAAAAATATCAAATTATTCCTGTTGGAATAAATAGAAGTGGAATGTATTTTAGCTTAGAAGGATTTTTTAAATCAAAGGATTTTTCTGAATCTACAGTTGAAGATCTTGCTATTATAATAGCAGGAAAAGTTCCTAAAAATTTTTCAGGGAAGCGTAATTTAAAAAGCCTTTTGTTACCTTATATTGCCTCGGAAATTCAAAATGATTCTCCTCATTTCACTTATTCCTCATCATCAAACCAAGAAAAATACCGTATTTTAAACTTGGATGCGTCCTGCTTTTTTCCCGTTCTTCATGGGCAAAATGGAGAGGATGGGCGTTTGCAGGGACTTTTTGAACTGGCAGAAGTAGCCTATGTCGGATGCGATATTCGCTCGAGCGTTGTGGGAATCGATAAAGACCTTCAAAAGCGCTTGGCAAGGGAAGCGGGGGTGGGTGTTGCAAAGTATGAAGTGGTTGATATTGAAGCGTTTGAAACCAATTTGCAAAATACATTGGACTGCATCGAAAAAAATATAGGATATCCCTGTTTTATTAAGCCTAACGCTTTAGGTTCTGCCGTGGGGACGGGACGTGCCAAAAGTCGGGGTGAGCTCGAAAAACTATTAAAAGAAGCCCTTTCCTTTGATCAAAAAGCTCTTGTTGAAGAACCTATGGTGGGTACTGAAGTGGAATGTGCCTTTTTGGGGACAGCATACGCCCCGCGCATTACAGTAGCAGGAGAAATTGCGACGAAGGATTTTTACTCTTATGAGGAAAAGTATGCCAGTGCTTCGGAAGCAGAGCAGTTCATTCCAGCAAGGCTTTCGCCAGAGCGTATGAAGGAACTTTGTGAAATGGCCAGAAAAGTGGCTACAATTACAGGGATTTCGGGACTTTGTCGTATTGACTTTTGGAACTGTAAGAATTCAAATCAATTTATATTTAATGAAATAAATACCTTGCCCGGTCTTACCTCAATTAGCATGTTTCCTAAGCTTTGGGAGCAGGAAGGTGTTATGGGAGCGCAATGGATTGAAGAAACTATAGAAGGTGCTTATCTGCGTAAAAAACGTATGGATAAATGCCAATATGGGATTAAAGCCTCAATCTAG